The following are encoded together in the Streptomyces sp. NBC_00358 genome:
- a CDS encoding XdhC/CoxI family protein — protein sequence MLDIAEELHRWVGQGRDFAVATVVAVGGSAPRRPGAALAVDSDGTAIGSVSGGCVEGAVYELCRQALEDGETVLERFGYSDDDAFAVGLTCGGVIDILVTPVRSRDTARRTVLATALAAAAGGEAAALARVVGGPAELMGRALVVRSDGSYEGGFGAHPELDRTVVGEAAAQLDAGRTGTLEIGEQGSRCGAPITVLVESSVPPPRMIVFGAIDFASALVRMGKFLGYRVTLCDARPVFATAARFPDADEVVVEWPHRYLEATEVDSRTVLCVLTHDAKFDVPLLRLALRLPVAYVGAMGSRRTHLDRNERLREVGVTEMELARLRSPIGLDLGARTPEETALSIASEIVADRRGGSGVSLTGAHTPIHHDASPVPARRIGSVA from the coding sequence ATGCTGGACATCGCCGAAGAGCTCCACCGGTGGGTCGGGCAGGGCCGCGACTTCGCCGTCGCCACCGTGGTCGCGGTCGGCGGCAGCGCGCCCCGCCGGCCCGGCGCCGCGCTCGCCGTCGACTCCGACGGCACGGCGATCGGCTCGGTCTCCGGCGGTTGCGTGGAAGGGGCCGTCTACGAACTGTGCCGGCAGGCGCTGGAGGACGGCGAGACCGTGCTCGAACGCTTCGGCTACAGCGACGACGACGCCTTCGCGGTCGGCCTGACCTGCGGTGGCGTCATCGACATCCTGGTCACCCCGGTCCGCTCGCGGGACACCGCCCGCCGGACGGTGCTCGCGACGGCACTGGCCGCCGCGGCGGGCGGGGAGGCGGCGGCGCTCGCCCGCGTCGTCGGCGGGCCCGCCGAACTGATGGGCCGGGCCCTCGTCGTGCGCTCCGACGGCTCGTACGAGGGCGGTTTCGGCGCCCATCCCGAGCTCGACCGTACGGTGGTGGGCGAGGCGGCGGCCCAACTGGACGCAGGCCGCACCGGCACCCTGGAGATCGGAGAGCAGGGCTCTCGTTGCGGAGCACCGATCACGGTCCTGGTGGAGTCGTCGGTCCCGCCCCCGCGCATGATCGTCTTCGGCGCCATCGACTTCGCCTCGGCGCTGGTCCGCATGGGCAAGTTCCTCGGCTACCGGGTGACGCTGTGCGACGCCCGCCCGGTCTTCGCGACGGCGGCACGCTTCCCCGACGCGGACGAGGTCGTCGTCGAATGGCCCCACCGCTATCTGGAGGCCACGGAGGTCGACTCCCGCACCGTCCTGTGCGTCCTCACCCACGACGCCAAGTTCGACGTCCCGCTGCTCCGGCTCGCGCTGCGGCTCCCGGTCGCCTACGTCGGCGCCATGGGCTCACGCCGCACCCACCTGGACCGCAACGAGCGGCTGCGCGAGGTCGGCGTGACCGAGATGGAACTGGCCCGCCTCAGGTCACCGATCGGCCTGGACCTCGGAGCGCGCACTCCCGAGGAGACGGCGCTGTCGATCGCCTCGG
- a CDS encoding NCS2 family permease encodes MTQQSLEPKTTAQDAGAGSRVPAGRSWLDRYFHITQRGSSIAREVRGGVTTFMAMAYILLLNPLILSGKDVAGDVLGQKALITATAFAAAFTTLLMGFVGKVPLALAAGLSVSGVLSSQVVPQMTWPQAMGMCVMYGAVIMLLVVTGLREMIMNAIPLALKHAITMGIGLFIALIGLVKAGFVHQGKATPLALGATGELAGWPVLLFAATLLLIFMLQARGIPGAILIGIVSGTVVSVVLNAAGVIDPEEWAGGAPELHGGAVSMPDFSLFGKVEFGGWGQVGAMTVGMIVFTLVLAGFFDAMATIIGVGTEAGLADAQGRMPGLSKALFIDGAGGAVGGVAGASGQTVFVESATGVGEGARTGLSSVVTGLFFAACLFFTPLTAIVPGEIAAAALVVIGAMMMMNARHVDWADRATAIPVFLTVVIMPFAYSITAGVAAGVISYAAIRIAQGKAREIGAFMWGLTAVFFVYFALNPIESWLGVH; translated from the coding sequence ATGACCCAGCAGTCACTGGAGCCGAAGACCACCGCGCAGGACGCGGGCGCGGGCAGCCGCGTTCCGGCGGGACGGTCCTGGCTCGACCGGTACTTCCACATAACCCAGCGGGGAAGCTCGATCGCGCGTGAGGTGCGCGGCGGCGTCACCACCTTCATGGCGATGGCGTACATCCTGCTGCTCAACCCCCTCATCCTGTCCGGCAAGGACGTGGCGGGGGACGTGCTCGGCCAGAAGGCCCTGATCACCGCGACCGCGTTCGCGGCGGCCTTCACCACCCTGCTCATGGGCTTCGTCGGCAAGGTGCCGCTCGCCCTCGCCGCCGGACTCTCGGTGTCCGGCGTGCTCTCCTCGCAGGTCGTCCCGCAGATGACCTGGCCGCAGGCGATGGGCATGTGCGTGATGTACGGAGCGGTCATCATGCTCCTGGTCGTCACCGGGCTGCGCGAGATGATCATGAACGCCATCCCGCTGGCCCTCAAGCACGCCATCACCATGGGAATCGGCCTGTTCATCGCGCTGATCGGCCTGGTCAAGGCCGGCTTCGTGCACCAGGGCAAGGCCACCCCGCTCGCTCTCGGCGCCACCGGAGAACTCGCCGGCTGGCCGGTGCTGCTCTTCGCCGCCACCCTGCTGCTGATCTTCATGCTCCAGGCGCGCGGCATTCCCGGCGCAATCCTCATCGGCATCGTCTCCGGCACGGTCGTCTCCGTGGTCCTCAATGCCGCCGGGGTCATCGACCCGGAGGAGTGGGCGGGAGGCGCCCCCGAACTGCACGGCGGCGCCGTCTCGATGCCGGACTTCTCGCTCTTCGGCAAGGTCGAGTTCGGCGGCTGGGGCCAGGTCGGTGCGATGACGGTCGGCATGATCGTCTTCACGCTCGTGCTCGCCGGTTTCTTCGACGCGATGGCCACGATCATCGGCGTCGGCACCGAGGCCGGACTGGCCGACGCCCAGGGCCGGATGCCGGGCCTGTCGAAGGCGCTGTTCATCGACGGCGCGGGCGGAGCGGTCGGCGGGGTGGCCGGCGCCTCCGGTCAGACGGTGTTCGTCGAGTCCGCGACCGGCGTCGGCGAGGGGGCCCGTACCGGCCTCTCCTCCGTGGTCACCGGCCTCTTCTTCGCGGCCTGCCTGTTCTTCACCCCGCTCACGGCGATCGTCCCGGGCGAGATCGCGGCGGCGGCCCTGGTGGTCATCGGCGCCATGATGATGATGAACGCGCGCCATGTCGACTGGGCCGACCGGGCCACCGCCATCCCGGTCTTCCTGACCGTCGTGATCATGCCGTTCGCCTACTCGATCACCGCGGGCGTGGCGGCCGGCGTGATCAGTTACGCGGCCATCAGGATCGCCCAGGGCAAGGCCCGGGAGATCGGGGCCTTCATGTGGGGTCTGACGGCGGTCTTCTTCGTCTACTTCGCGCTCAACCCGATCGAGAGCTGGCTGGGCGTCCACTGA
- a CDS encoding xanthine dehydrogenase family protein molybdopterin-binding subunit, translated as MGTTGTPTNITQGSRTKGGIGESTLRPDGTLKVTGEFAYSSDMWHEDMLWGQILRSTVAHAEIVSIDTSEALAQPGVYAVMTYDDLPTEVRNYGLEIQDTPVLAHGKVRHHGEPVAIVAADHPETARRAAAKIKVEYRELPVITDEASATAPDAILVHEGRDDHHIGHVPHPNIVHRQPIVRGDAEQAAGRADFVVKGEYTFGMQDQAFLGPESGLAVPSEDGGVELYIATQWLHSDLRQIAPVLGLPEDKVRMTLSGVGGAFGGREDLSMQIHACLLALRTGKPVKIVYNRFESFFGHVHRHPAKLYYEHGATKDGKLTHVKARIVLDGGAYASASPAVVGNASSLGVGPYVVDDVDIEAIALYTNNPPCGAMRGFGAVQACFAYEAQMDKLADQVGMDRVAFRQLNAMEQGSLLPTGQRVDSPAPVAELLRRVKAMPLPPEQQWLSAGEEADVRQLPGGLSNTTHGEGVVRGIGYAVGIKNVGFSEGFDDYSTARVRMEVVGGVPVATVHTAMAEVGQGGVTVHAQIARTELGVAQVTIQPADTQVGSAGSTSASRQTYVTGGAVKNSCELVREKVLELGRRKFGTYHPAWATAELLLEGGEVVTDGGEVLADLADVLEGEAVEVEAEWRHRPTEPFDLRTGQGDGHVQYSFAAHRAVVEVDTELGMVKVIELACAQDVGKALNPLSVIGQIQGGTTQGLGIAVMEEIIVDPKTAKVRNPSFTDYLIPTILDTPTIPVDVLELADDHAPYGLRGIGEAPTLSSTPAVLAAIRNATGLELDRTPVRPEHLTGTA; from the coding sequence ATGGGGACGACCGGAACACCCACGAACATCACGCAGGGCTCCAGGACCAAGGGCGGGATCGGCGAGTCCACGCTCCGCCCGGACGGCACCCTCAAGGTCACCGGCGAGTTCGCGTACTCCTCCGACATGTGGCACGAGGACATGCTGTGGGGCCAGATCCTGCGCTCCACGGTCGCGCACGCCGAGATCGTGTCCATCGACACCTCCGAGGCCCTCGCGCAGCCCGGCGTGTACGCCGTCATGACGTACGACGACCTGCCCACCGAGGTGCGCAACTACGGCCTGGAGATCCAGGACACCCCGGTACTCGCGCACGGCAAGGTGCGCCACCACGGTGAGCCGGTCGCCATCGTCGCCGCGGACCACCCGGAGACCGCGCGCCGCGCCGCCGCCAAGATCAAGGTGGAGTACCGGGAGCTGCCGGTCATCACGGACGAGGCCTCCGCGACCGCGCCCGACGCGATCCTCGTCCACGAGGGCCGCGACGACCATCACATCGGCCACGTCCCGCACCCGAACATCGTGCACCGCCAGCCGATCGTCCGCGGCGACGCCGAACAGGCCGCCGGCAGGGCCGACTTCGTCGTCAAGGGCGAGTACACCTTCGGCATGCAGGACCAGGCGTTCCTCGGCCCCGAGTCCGGACTCGCCGTGCCCTCGGAGGACGGTGGCGTCGAGCTGTACATCGCCACCCAGTGGCTGCACTCCGACCTGCGCCAGATCGCCCCCGTGCTCGGCCTGCCCGAGGACAAGGTCCGGATGACGCTGTCCGGCGTCGGCGGCGCGTTCGGCGGCCGCGAGGACCTGTCGATGCAGATCCACGCCTGCCTGCTCGCGCTGCGCACCGGCAAGCCCGTCAAGATCGTCTACAACCGCTTCGAGTCCTTCTTCGGACACGTCCACCGCCACCCCGCGAAGCTGTACTACGAGCACGGGGCGACCAAGGACGGCAAGCTCACGCACGTCAAGGCACGGATCGTGCTCGACGGCGGCGCCTACGCGTCGGCCTCCCCGGCGGTCGTCGGCAACGCCTCCTCGCTCGGCGTCGGCCCGTACGTGGTCGACGACGTCGACATCGAGGCCATCGCGCTCTACACCAACAACCCGCCCTGCGGAGCCATGCGCGGCTTCGGCGCGGTCCAGGCGTGCTTCGCGTACGAGGCCCAGATGGACAAGCTCGCCGACCAGGTGGGCATGGACCGGGTCGCGTTCCGTCAGCTCAACGCGATGGAGCAGGGCTCGCTCCTGCCGACCGGGCAGCGCGTCGACTCACCGGCCCCGGTCGCCGAACTCCTGCGCCGCGTCAAGGCGATGCCTCTGCCGCCCGAGCAGCAGTGGCTCTCCGCGGGCGAGGAGGCCGACGTACGGCAGTTGCCCGGCGGTCTGTCCAACACCACGCACGGCGAAGGCGTCGTCCGCGGCATCGGGTACGCCGTCGGCATCAAGAACGTCGGCTTCTCCGAGGGCTTCGACGACTACTCGACCGCCCGGGTCCGCATGGAGGTCGTCGGCGGTGTGCCGGTCGCCACCGTGCACACCGCGATGGCGGAGGTCGGCCAGGGCGGCGTCACCGTCCACGCGCAGATCGCCCGCACCGAACTCGGCGTCGCACAGGTGACCATCCAGCCGGCCGACACCCAGGTGGGCAGCGCCGGTTCGACGTCCGCCTCGCGTCAGACGTACGTCACCGGTGGCGCCGTCAAGAACTCCTGCGAGCTGGTCCGCGAGAAGGTCCTGGAACTCGGCCGCCGCAAGTTCGGCACGTACCACCCCGCGTGGGCGACCGCCGAACTCCTCCTGGAGGGAGGCGAGGTCGTCACCGACGGCGGCGAGGTCCTCGCCGACCTCGCCGACGTGCTCGAAGGAGAAGCCGTCGAGGTCGAGGCCGAGTGGCGGCACCGCCCGACCGAACCCTTCGACCTGCGCACCGGGCAGGGCGACGGCCATGTCCAGTACTCCTTCGCCGCGCACCGCGCCGTCGTCGAGGTGGACACCGAACTCGGCATGGTCAAGGTCATCGAACTGGCCTGCGCCCAGGACGTCGGCAAGGCGCTCAACCCGCTGTCCGTCATCGGCCAGATCCAGGGTGGCACCACCCAGGGCCTGGGCATCGCGGTCATGGAGGAGATCATCGTCGACCCGAAGACCGCGAAGGTCCGCAACCCGTCCTTCACGGACTATCTGATCCCCACCATCCTCGACACACCGACCATCCCCGTCGATGTGCTCGAACTCGCCGACGACCACGCCCCGTACGGGCTCCGTGGCATCGGCGAGGCCCCGACCCTGTCGTCCACCCCGGCCGTCCTCGCGGCGATCCGGAACGCGACGGGTCTGGAGCTCGACCGGACGCCGGTACGCCCCGAACACCTCACGGGAACCGCGTAG
- a CDS encoding (2Fe-2S)-binding protein yields the protein MRVNFTVNGRRQEADDVWEGESLLYVLRERLGLPGSKNACEQGECGSCTVRLDGVPVCSCLVAAGQVEGREVVTVEGLADFAEQRAEHGGCATGASNTPDGRGISLDEAKGWAAKGHDSQTGEGTRLAPVQQAFIDAGAVQCGFCTPGLLIAADEMLERTPNPTDADIREALSGNLCRCTGYEKIMDAVRLAAARQSEAV from the coding sequence ATGCGCGTCAATTTCACGGTCAACGGCCGCCGTCAGGAGGCCGACGACGTCTGGGAGGGCGAGAGCCTCCTGTACGTGCTGCGCGAGCGACTCGGCCTGCCCGGGTCCAAGAACGCCTGCGAGCAGGGCGAATGCGGCTCCTGCACCGTCCGCCTGGACGGCGTTCCGGTGTGTTCGTGCCTGGTCGCCGCGGGTCAGGTCGAGGGCCGCGAGGTCGTCACCGTCGAGGGGCTCGCCGACTTCGCCGAACAGCGCGCGGAGCACGGGGGTTGCGCCACCGGGGCGTCCAACACCCCCGACGGAAGAGGGATCTCGCTCGACGAGGCCAAGGGCTGGGCGGCCAAGGGGCACGACTCGCAGACCGGCGAGGGCACCCGACTCGCCCCCGTCCAGCAGGCGTTCATCGACGCCGGAGCCGTCCAGTGCGGCTTCTGCACCCCGGGCCTGCTGATCGCGGCGGACGAGATGCTGGAGCGCACCCCGAACCCGACCGACGCGGACATCCGCGAGGCGCTCTCGGGCAACCTGTGCCGCTGCACCGGCTACGAGAAGATCATGGACGCGGTCCGCCTCGCGGCCGCCCGGCAGTCCGAGGCGGTCTGA